AGTTGGCCGGGATCGCATAAAGCGCCTTCTCAAATGCCTTCTGATGGGCAACTTCCCGGGTCATCAGGAAGGTGAGGGCGTCCTTGATGCCCGGATCATCGGTCACATTGATCAGCCGCTCATAGACAATCTTGGCGCGGGACTCGGCTGCGATATTCGATCGCAGATCGCAGGCCGGGTCTCCAATCGAGTCAATGTAGGCGGCGGTCCAGGGCACGCCCGACGAGTTCACCAGGGCCGCACCGCCGCCATACAGGATCGACATCGTGTGGCTGTCTCCGCCTGACGTCATACTGGCGTAGAGGTCTGCCTCTTCCTCGGCTGCCTCGGCCAGTCGCCCCTTGGCACCGCGATTCAGCATGGCGACGATCGAACCGATCACCTCCAGATGACTGAGCTCTTCGGTGGCGATGTCCATCAACAGATCACGGCGCGCCACGTCCTCGTCGGCCAGTCCCTGGGTGAAGTAGCGCATGGCAGCGGCGAGTTCGCCTTGCGGCCCGCCGAACTGCTCGAGCATCAGAGTGGCCAGGCCAGGGTTGGGCTCGGCGACCCGAACCGTGTACATCAGCTTTTTGTTGTGCATAAACATGTGGTTGTCCCTGTTCTATCGGCTGGCATCTTCGCCGAGCCGGCGAAGTTCCAGGTGTTTGTCGATGACCATCGGCAGGCTGTTTTGAACCCAGCGTGCCATCCTCACCTCTTCATCCAGGGTCTCCTGGAGCGGATCGGTCGCGGCCGAATAACCGCCTCGATCAGCCAGGATCAGCAGTCCCTGGTAGGCAGCGGATTCGAAATTTTCGAAGGCGAAGTTGGCGAAGGCGTTCTTGAGCACCTCGTCTCCGGCCACGGAATGGCCAAGGGCCGCCATGGTCCCCCCCATCGACATCGCTGCGTCCTTGAGCCCGGAAGGCTTCTCGTCCAGCGATGCCAAGAGACTGTCGAGCCGTTGAATCTGGAGCTCGGTTTCACCGCGATGCTGGGTCAGCATGGCGGCGATCTCCTGATAGTTTTTCGCGCGTTCGATCTGCCGGTCCATGAGGGCCAATGCCTCATGTTCCATGGCGTGTGCGTTCTTCAGTCCGGTCACG
The genomic region above belongs to Brevundimonas vitisensis and contains:
- a CDS encoding manganese catalase family protein; amino-acid sequence: MFMHNKKLMYTVRVAEPNPGLATLMLEQFGGPQGELAAAMRYFTQGLADEDVARRDLLMDIATEELSHLEVIGSIVAMLNRGAKGRLAEAAEEEADLYASMTSGGDSHTMSILYGGGAALVNSSGVPWTAAYIDSIGDPACDLRSNIAAESRAKIVYERLINVTDDPGIKDALTFLMTREVAHQKAFEKALYAIPANFPPGKLPADPDFADVYFDMSQGEGNEIGPWNTGEQWEVIDDRDSQAAVDGGDGHATVTLSRDEQTAVEAFAARTRSDPTADPVTGADLGAGPGAGRTTPISSE
- a CDS encoding ferritin-like domain-containing protein, whose amino-acid sequence is MTDIQADDIWRDMFVTGLKNAHAMEHEALALMDRQIERAKNYQEIAAMLTQHRGETELQIQRLDSLLASLDEKPSGLKDAAMSMGGTMAALGHSVAGDEVLKNAFANFAFENFESAAYQGLLILADRGGYSAATDPLQETLDEEVRMARWVQNSLPMVIDKHLELRRLGEDASR